A part of Hydrogenobacter sp. T-8 genomic DNA contains:
- the truB gene encoding tRNA pseudouridine(55) synthase TruB, with translation MLSGLLLVDKPKGLTSMEVVESVKSRFGIKAGHAGTLDPIATGLLLVLVGEATKFSQFFTGLDKAYTTVAKLGEITDTYDAEGELVESRSVKVSCEDIKEALGRFTGKILQKPPPFSAKRLGGKRAYQLARRGIKVDIKPVEVHVYRAELLSCNMPFVELFFEVSSGTYIRSLVHELGLELSCGAHVVELRRLRVGNFKVDMAVALSRLLSIEDIGGLLIPVGEALSFIPKISLGGELSRRIKHGSVVRLRENLEKTFVRLYENDHFLGVGLIEGNTLKPYRLMQGL, from the coding sequence ATGCTTTCTGGTCTTCTTCTTGTGGATAAACCCAAGGGTCTCACCTCCATGGAGGTGGTTGAGTCTGTAAAAAGTCGTTTTGGGATAAAGGCAGGGCATGCTGGCACCCTTGACCCCATAGCTACGGGGCTTCTCCTTGTGCTTGTGGGCGAAGCCACCAAGTTCTCCCAGTTTTTTACAGGGCTTGATAAAGCCTACACCACAGTGGCAAAACTTGGAGAGATAACAGATACCTACGACGCAGAGGGGGAGTTGGTTGAGTCAAGGTCGGTAAAGGTATCTTGCGAGGATATAAAGGAAGCCCTTGGAAGGTTCACGGGCAAGATACTTCAGAAACCACCGCCCTTCTCAGCAAAACGTCTGGGTGGCAAAAGGGCATACCAGCTGGCAAGAAGGGGGATAAAGGTTGATATAAAGCCAGTGGAGGTTCATGTCTACAGGGCGGAGCTTTTGAGCTGTAATATGCCCTTTGTGGAGCTCTTCTTTGAGGTCTCCTCTGGCACATATATAAGAAGCCTTGTTCATGAGCTCGGGTTGGAGCTTTCCTGCGGTGCACATGTGGTGGAGCTAAGGAGGTTGAGGGTTGGTAATTTCAAAGTGGACATGGCGGTAGCCCTTAGCAGACTGCTCTCCATAGAGGATATAGGTGGGCTTTTAATCCCAGTGGGTGAGGCACTGAGTTTCATTCCCAAGATAAGCCTTGGGGGTGAGCTTTCAAGAAGGATAAAACATGGCTCTGTGGTCAGGCTCAGAGAAAACCTTGAAAAAACCTTTGTTAGACTCTATGAAAATGACCATTTTCTTGGTGTAGGCTTGATTGAAGGCAATACCCTCAAACCCTACAGGCTTATGCAAGGGCTTTGA
- a CDS encoding sigma-70 family RNA polymerase sigma factor: MIPDTEQEIINQYLKKVSKIPLLTPEEEKEIARKAKEGDQQAFRRLVESNLRFVISIAKQYLGYGLPLSELIAAGNHGLIEAAKRFDPDRGVKFISYAVWWIRQAIMQALSQQTGAVRIPIKQSHLINRISSLYSRLYRELEREPTSEEIAYEYTKEVLQKELEKELGREPTEEEIEKRIKKEGYKISPEEVDKCLQLCRVPLSLDAPVGENEDTFFVDFLSQHGTADVEERIISEVLEKEIDDLLDKLPEKERRVIELRFGLRGEEPRTLREIGDILQISRERVRQLETRALRKLRNMAMKRHLKDFLS; the protein is encoded by the coding sequence ATGATACCAGACACTGAGCAAGAGATAATAAACCAGTATCTCAAGAAGGTTTCCAAGATACCCCTTCTCACACCAGAGGAAGAGAAGGAAATCGCAAGGAAGGCAAAGGAAGGAGACCAGCAAGCCTTCAGAAGGCTTGTAGAGTCAAACCTCAGGTTTGTCATAAGCATAGCAAAGCAATACCTTGGCTATGGTCTTCCTTTGTCTGAACTCATAGCGGCGGGTAATCACGGGTTAATTGAAGCAGCAAAGAGGTTTGACCCAGACAGGGGCGTAAAGTTCATATCCTACGCGGTATGGTGGATAAGGCAGGCTATAATGCAGGCTCTTTCCCAACAAACCGGTGCGGTCAGGATTCCCATAAAACAGTCTCATTTAATAAACCGAATAAGCAGTCTATACAGCAGGCTTTACAGAGAGCTTGAAAGAGAGCCCACCTCCGAAGAGATTGCCTACGAATACACCAAAGAGGTGCTCCAAAAGGAGCTTGAGAAGGAGCTGGGACGCGAGCCAACAGAGGAGGAAATAGAGAAAAGGATTAAAAAGGAAGGCTACAAGATTAGCCCCGAGGAGGTGGATAAATGTCTTCAGCTTTGCAGAGTTCCCCTTTCTTTGGATGCACCGGTTGGTGAGAACGAGGATACCTTCTTTGTGGACTTTCTCAGCCAGCACGGCACCGCAGATGTGGAGGAGAGGATAATAAGCGAGGTGTTAGAGAAGGAGATAGATGACCTTTTGGACAAACTTCCTGAGAAGGAAAGAAGGGTTATAGAGCTAAGGTTTGGGCTGAGGGGCGAAGAGCCTAGAACTCTTAGGGAGATAGGGGACATATTGCAGATTTCCAGAGAGAGGGTGCGTCAGCTTGAAACCAGAGCCCTCAGAAAACTCAGAAACATGGCTATGAAAAGACACCTCAAAGATTTCCTTAGCTGA
- a CDS encoding Do family serine endopeptidase, with amino-acid sequence MRRKKMVLLMTLFLSLSLLIGCKAKQVQSVNPSLKEERPALNSGILSQFEQELTNIVETVSPSVVTIFATQEVTGIEAPFPFPFQIPPQERRSLGSGVIIDYKKGKFYILTNSHVVQNARAIRVRFDRHTEKRARIVGTDPKTDVAVIEVDDKDIQNPESRVAKLGDSDKLKVGQLAIAIGNPYGLERTVTVGVISALRRAIGITQYESFIQTDAAINPGNSGGPLVNIKGEVIGINTAILAEGQGLGFAIPINLAKWVADQLIAKGKVTRGWLGIVIQDITPEMTESLGLKEGVIIAQIMPGSPADKGGLKVGDVVVEVDGQKVSEVRELQFKIMRTEPGKEIDLKVIREGKEVGLRIKVGEMPEDRQIGEVEEGQADLGLALRELTPEEERRLGVKGVLVVRVAPNSLAMQSGIVPGDVILQVGNKPVSNVREFQQSIDALRQAGRESALLLIRRRGNNLFLVLRLK; translated from the coding sequence ATGAGGAGGAAGAAGATGGTTCTACTTATGACCCTTTTCCTGAGCCTTTCTCTTCTTATAGGCTGTAAGGCAAAGCAGGTTCAGAGTGTTAACCCATCTCTAAAAGAGGAAAGACCAGCACTTAACTCGGGCATACTCTCCCAGTTTGAGCAGGAGCTTACAAACATAGTGGAGACGGTCTCTCCCTCGGTGGTAACCATATTTGCCACGCAGGAGGTGACAGGTATTGAAGCTCCTTTTCCTTTTCCCTTTCAGATTCCACCTCAGGAAAGGAGGTCCTTGGGTTCTGGTGTAATAATAGACTACAAAAAGGGTAAGTTTTACATACTTACCAACAGCCATGTGGTGCAGAATGCAAGGGCCATAAGGGTTAGGTTTGACAGGCATACAGAGAAGAGGGCAAGGATAGTAGGCACAGACCCAAAAACGGATGTGGCGGTGATAGAAGTGGACGACAAGGACATACAGAACCCCGAGAGCAGGGTAGCAAAGCTCGGCGACTCGGATAAACTAAAGGTTGGTCAGCTGGCTATAGCTATTGGAAACCCATACGGGCTTGAAAGAACCGTTACTGTGGGGGTCATATCCGCTCTAAGAAGGGCAATAGGCATAACCCAGTATGAAAGCTTTATACAAACGGATGCTGCCATAAACCCCGGCAACTCTGGAGGACCCCTTGTGAACATAAAGGGGGAGGTGATAGGTATAAACACAGCCATACTGGCGGAAGGTCAGGGACTTGGCTTTGCCATACCCATAAACCTCGCCAAATGGGTTGCGGACCAGCTAATCGCCAAAGGCAAAGTTACAAGGGGCTGGCTCGGTATAGTCATACAGGACATAACCCCAGAGATGACCGAAAGTCTTGGGTTAAAGGAGGGTGTGATAATAGCCCAGATAATGCCTGGAAGCCCTGCAGACAAGGGAGGTCTCAAGGTTGGAGATGTGGTAGTGGAGGTTGATGGTCAGAAGGTAAGCGAAGTGAGAGAGCTTCAGTTCAAGATAATGAGGACAGAGCCAGGCAAGGAGATAGATCTGAAGGTAATAAGGGAAGGCAAGGAGGTAGGCTTGAGGATAAAGGTGGGAGAGATGCCAGAGGATAGACAGATTGGAGAGGTGGAGGAAGGTCAGGCGGACCTTGGACTTGCTCTCAGAGAGCTTACACCTGAAGAGGAGAGAAGGCTCGGCGTCAAGGGAGTTCTTGTGGTAAGGGTTGCTCCCAACAGCCTTGCCATGCAAAGCGGTATAGTTCCAGGAGATGTTATACTTCAGGTGGGTAACAAACCTGTCTCTAATGTAAGAGAATTCCAACAAAGCATAGATGCCCTCAGACAGGCAGGCAGAGAGAGCGCCCTCCTGCTTATAAGGAGAAGGGGCAACAACCTCTTCCTTGTGCTGAGGTTAAAATGA
- the prfA gene encoding peptide chain release factor 1, translating to MLSPELEERLKAVEQRYLELQYKLSSPEVVSDRESLTRLGKELKELEEVYLAYKNYKKLLSDLEQAKELLRSEELKDLAKEEIERLTQELEKIEKHIRVLLLPKDPRDSKNVILEIRAGVGGEEAALFVADLLNMYQKYAEEKGWKFSILSSNRTGLGGYKEVVALIEGEGAYSRLKFESGVHRVQRVPITEAGGRIHTSTATVAVLPETDETEIQIDPKDLKIETFRASGAGGQYVNTTETAVRITHLPTGITVSCQDERSQFQNRQKALKILYARLKDFYEKQKEEEISKERRQQVGTGERSEKIRTYNFPQNRITDHRINLTLYRLGDVLEGKLDELIDALVEHDIEEKLKALA from the coding sequence ATGCTCAGCCCTGAGCTTGAAGAAAGGCTAAAAGCGGTAGAGCAGAGGTATTTGGAGCTACAGTATAAGCTGAGCAGTCCTGAGGTAGTATCGGACAGAGAGAGCCTTACGAGGCTGGGGAAAGAGCTAAAGGAACTTGAAGAAGTTTACCTTGCCTACAAAAACTATAAGAAACTCCTCTCTGACCTTGAGCAGGCAAAAGAGCTACTAAGGAGCGAAGAGCTAAAGGATTTGGCAAAGGAGGAAATAGAAAGGCTCACGCAGGAGTTAGAGAAGATAGAAAAACACATAAGAGTCCTGCTACTTCCCAAGGACCCAAGGGACAGCAAGAACGTCATATTAGAAATAAGAGCAGGTGTAGGTGGTGAGGAGGCGGCGCTCTTTGTGGCAGACCTTCTTAACATGTATCAGAAGTATGCGGAGGAAAAGGGTTGGAAATTCAGCATACTCTCCTCAAACAGGACAGGGCTTGGTGGGTACAAGGAGGTGGTTGCCCTCATAGAGGGCGAGGGTGCCTATTCAAGGCTTAAGTTTGAGAGCGGAGTCCACAGGGTCCAGAGAGTGCCAATAACCGAAGCGGGAGGGAGGATACACACTTCCACTGCAACGGTGGCAGTCCTTCCAGAAACGGACGAAACAGAGATTCAAATAGACCCAAAAGACCTAAAAATAGAAACCTTTAGAGCAAGCGGTGCAGGCGGTCAGTATGTAAACACCACAGAAACCGCAGTAAGAATAACCCATCTTCCTACCGGCATAACCGTATCCTGTCAAGACGAAAGGTCTCAGTTTCAAAACAGACAAAAAGCTCTCAAGATTCTCTATGCAAGGCTAAAAGACTTCTACGAGAAGCAAAAGGAAGAGGAAATTTCAAAAGAAAGAAGACAACAAGTAGGCACGGGAGAAAGAAGTGAAAAGATAAGAACCTACAACTTCCCACAAAATAGAATTACAGACCACAGAATAAACCTAACCCTATACAGACTTGGAGATGTACTTGAAGGTAAATTGGACGAACTCATAGACGCTTTGGTGGAGCATGATATAGAAGAAAAACTCAAAGCCCTTGCATAA
- the rpmE gene encoding 50S ribosomal protein L31 translates to MKKGIHPELKPTHFVCGCGNNFTLLSTKGGTVYLETCNACHPFYTGKLRVKPAFLELTGKG, encoded by the coding sequence ATGAAGAAGGGCATACACCCAGAACTTAAACCTACTCATTTTGTGTGCGGTTGTGGAAACAACTTTACACTGCTTTCCACGAAGGGAGGCACTGTCTACCTTGAAACATGCAATGCATGCCATCCCTTCTATACGGGCAAACTCCGGGTAAAACCTGCCTTCTTGGAGCTGACAGGTAAGGGATAA